A section of the Sedimentisphaera cyanobacteriorum genome encodes:
- the metX gene encoding homoserine O-acetyltransferase MetX — MEEEEIFELESGGVLKEVEVAYETYGELNEDGSNAVYICHALTGDAHVAGYSSSEDSKPGWWDDMIGPGKYIDTEKYFVICSNFLGGCSGTTGPSSINPDTGLKYGLDFPLFTIKDMARVHKMFVDKLGIETLLCVIGGSMGGMHAMRIAIDYPEKVKSVVLIATTSHLGAQAIAFDAVGRNAILADRQFNSGHYPEDKGPDRGLGIARMIGHITYLSEEGMRRKFGRALRNSDDYSYDFDPEFSVETYLDHQGRRFVERFDANSYLYITRAMDYFDLEKEFGSLEKAFASVKARFFVVSYSSDWLFPPAHSQEIVDALVSNAKDVSYSNINSHHGHDAFLIETDVIGPYIENFVWATSHKITDSFAYTRNSEPGRSDYEIIQNQFVVSGDVLDLGCGEGELLARLRDVNKCDVLGIDIDTESIGSCLKKGVPAVWADIEDSLESFADGQFDYVVLSKTLQTTKRPKELLKEIVRIGRKAVITFPNFAHISCRAQLFFTGRAPTTSSLPYSWYDSPNVHFFSMKDFEKLCRSVNIRIEQRIVPRTAGTGIVNFLPNLFGREAIYLISRES, encoded by the coding sequence TTGGAAGAAGAGGAAATTTTTGAGCTTGAATCTGGCGGGGTTCTCAAAGAGGTCGAAGTGGCCTATGAGACCTACGGCGAGCTCAACGAAGACGGCTCGAATGCTGTTTACATCTGCCATGCGCTTACAGGCGATGCTCATGTTGCCGGCTACAGCTCCAGCGAAGACAGCAAACCCGGCTGGTGGGACGATATGATCGGACCAGGGAAGTATATCGACACAGAAAAATACTTCGTTATCTGCTCGAATTTTCTCGGCGGCTGCTCGGGCACAACAGGCCCGTCCTCAATAAATCCCGATACAGGGCTCAAATACGGCCTTGATTTTCCTCTTTTTACTATAAAAGATATGGCACGGGTTCATAAGATGTTTGTCGATAAGCTCGGAATTGAAACGCTGCTGTGCGTTATAGGCGGGTCTATGGGCGGAATGCATGCAATGAGAATAGCCATAGATTATCCTGAAAAGGTCAAAAGCGTTGTCCTTATTGCCACTACCTCCCATCTGGGTGCCCAGGCGATTGCCTTTGATGCAGTTGGGCGTAATGCGATTCTGGCAGATAGACAGTTCAACAGCGGGCATTATCCGGAGGATAAAGGTCCGGACAGGGGGCTTGGGATTGCCCGAATGATAGGCCATATCACCTATCTTTCTGAAGAAGGGATGAGGCGGAAATTCGGCCGCGCGCTTCGAAACTCAGACGACTACAGCTACGATTTCGACCCTGAATTCTCTGTAGAGACATACCTTGACCATCAGGGAAGAAGGTTTGTTGAGCGTTTTGATGCGAACTCCTATCTCTACATTACAAGAGCTATGGATTATTTCGACCTCGAAAAGGAGTTTGGCTCTCTGGAAAAGGCATTCGCCTCGGTTAAGGCAAGGTTTTTTGTGGTAAGCTATTCGAGCGACTGGCTCTTCCCGCCGGCACACTCGCAGGAGATCGTTGATGCCCTTGTATCTAATGCAAAGGATGTTTCATACAGCAATATCAACTCGCATCACGGACATGATGCCTTCTTGATTGAAACTGATGTTATCGGCCCGTACATAGAAAATTTCGTTTGGGCTACATCCCATAAGATTACAGATTCATTTGCATACACAAGAAACAGTGAGCCGGGCAGGTCTGATTATGAAATCATTCAAAACCAGTTTGTTGTAAGCGGGGATGTTTTAGACCTCGGCTGCGGGGAAGGCGAACTGCTTGCAAGGCTCAGAGATGTAAACAAATGCGATGTTTTGGGTATTGATATTGATACCGAATCTATAGGTTCGTGCCTGAAGAAGGGTGTCCCCGCTGTTTGGGCGGACATAGAGGATTCGCTTGAGTCTTTCGCAGACGGGCAGTTTGATTATGTTGTGCTCTCGAAAACACTGCAGACAACCAAACGTCCCAAAGAACTGCTCAAGGAGATTGTGCGAATCGGGAGAAAGGCCGTGATTACATTTCCGAATTTCGCCCATATCAGCTGCAGGGCTCAGCTCTTTTTTACAGGCAGAGCGCCTACTACAAGCTCTCTGCCCTACAGCTGGTACGACAGCCCAAATGTCCATTTCTTCTCGATGAAGGATTTTGAAAAACTCTGCCGCAGTGTTAATATCCGTATTGAGCAGAGAATAGTCCCAAGAACCGCAGGGACGGGCATTGTCAATTTTCTGCCTAATCTTTTCGGAAGAGAGGCGATTTATCTTATCAGCAGGGAATCTTGA
- the hypD gene encoding trans-4-hydroxy-L-proline dehydratase has protein sequence MNQRVRKLRQESINTKPFICPERAELVTDFYIKELDEKLSAPLARARMFEYILANKSIHICDGELIVGERGSGPKAVSTYPEICCHGLEDLEIMSTREKTQYAVSDKVKKVYKERIIPFWHGRTMREEVFERANEDWIKAFDAGVFTEFMEQRSPGHAILDGKIYSRGLNDFKEEIRDSIYEIESDSEAKEKHQELEAMAVAADALIMFAGRYADCAAELAKNESSSVRKEQLLEIERICRKVPASKPDTFREALQMYWFIHLGVIIETNPWDSYNPGRIDQHLMPFYEKEIQAGELTKEQAVELLECFWIKFNNHPAPPKVGITEEQSGTYTDFSLINVGGVLPEDGSDAVNELSYIILDVVEEMKLTQPSSCIQLSEKNPDKFLERACKVICEGFGQPSVFNTDVIIKEMLNAGKSLEDARNGGPSGCVTVSAFGKESCILTGYCNMPKIFEITINAGVDPRTGNQVGLKTKPPEQIESFDEFLEQYKRQLNYFIDLKIELNSEIERLYAERMPVPFMSLLVDDCINRGLDYHNGGPRYNPTYIQGVGLGSAADAFAGLKYNVFDKKNVSFKELAEALKSNFKDNEYLRQQLLNKTPKYGNDDEYADQIAKNVFQMYYDALDGKPNTKGGLYKVNLLPTTSHIYFGSVTGALPSGRKAGEPLSDGISPTQGADHVGPTGVIKSAACFDHSLTGGTLLNMKFSPELMKDKGVKALADLVRSYFKLGGHHIQFNVVDKETLLDAQQNPEKHKDLIVRVAGYSDYFVVLGRDLQNEIIKRTEQAV, from the coding sequence ATGAACCAGAGAGTGAGGAAATTAAGGCAGGAGAGTATAAACACTAAGCCTTTCATCTGTCCCGAGCGTGCAGAGCTTGTAACAGACTTCTACATCAAGGAGCTTGACGAAAAGCTTTCTGCACCACTGGCACGAGCAAGGATGTTTGAATATATCCTCGCAAACAAAAGCATACACATCTGCGATGGTGAGCTGATAGTAGGGGAAAGAGGGTCCGGCCCGAAAGCCGTTTCTACCTACCCTGAAATATGCTGTCACGGTCTTGAAGACCTCGAGATTATGAGCACACGGGAAAAGACCCAGTATGCAGTGTCTGATAAGGTTAAGAAGGTTTACAAAGAGCGAATCATCCCCTTCTGGCATGGCAGAACAATGCGTGAGGAGGTTTTCGAGCGTGCAAATGAAGACTGGATAAAGGCCTTTGATGCGGGCGTTTTTACTGAGTTTATGGAGCAGAGAAGCCCCGGCCATGCCATCCTTGACGGCAAAATATATTCCCGCGGTCTCAATGATTTCAAGGAAGAGATCAGAGATAGCATTTACGAGATTGAGTCTGACAGCGAGGCGAAAGAAAAGCATCAGGAACTCGAGGCTATGGCAGTAGCGGCAGATGCCCTGATTATGTTTGCAGGAAGATATGCAGACTGCGCAGCAGAGCTTGCAAAGAATGAAAGCAGCAGTGTAAGAAAAGAACAGCTGCTCGAGATTGAAAGAATTTGCAGGAAAGTGCCAGCTTCAAAGCCCGATACCTTCCGCGAAGCCCTGCAGATGTACTGGTTCATCCATCTGGGCGTAATCATCGAGACAAACCCGTGGGATTCATACAACCCCGGCAGGATAGACCAGCACCTTATGCCATTCTATGAGAAAGAAATTCAAGCAGGCGAGCTTACAAAAGAACAGGCTGTTGAGCTTCTTGAATGCTTCTGGATAAAATTCAACAACCATCCCGCTCCGCCTAAAGTTGGCATTACGGAAGAACAGAGCGGCACATACACCGATTTTTCTCTGATTAATGTTGGCGGCGTCCTCCCCGAGGACGGTTCTGATGCTGTTAATGAGCTCTCGTATATAATTTTGGATGTAGTGGAAGAAATGAAGCTCACCCAGCCCAGCTCCTGCATTCAGCTCAGCGAGAAAAATCCCGACAAATTCCTCGAAAGAGCCTGCAAGGTGATTTGCGAGGGGTTCGGCCAGCCCAGCGTGTTCAATACCGACGTTATAATAAAAGAAATGCTCAATGCAGGAAAATCTCTTGAAGACGCAAGAAACGGAGGCCCTAGCGGCTGTGTTACGGTAAGCGCTTTCGGGAAGGAAAGCTGCATTCTCACCGGCTACTGCAATATGCCTAAAATCTTCGAGATTACCATAAATGCCGGCGTTGACCCGCGTACAGGAAATCAGGTGGGGCTGAAAACAAAACCTCCAGAACAGATCGAAAGCTTCGATGAATTTCTCGAGCAGTATAAGCGGCAGCTGAACTACTTTATAGATTTAAAGATAGAGCTTAACAGCGAGATAGAAAGGCTTTATGCAGAGCGTATGCCGGTTCCGTTTATGTCTCTGCTTGTTGATGACTGCATTAATCGAGGCCTCGACTACCATAACGGAGGCCCGAGATACAACCCCACTTACATACAGGGCGTTGGTCTTGGCTCAGCGGCTGATGCGTTTGCAGGCCTGAAGTACAACGTGTTCGATAAGAAGAACGTATCTTTCAAAGAGCTTGCCGAAGCCTTAAAGAGCAACTTCAAGGATAATGAATATCTCCGTCAGCAGCTGCTGAACAAAACCCCTAAATACGGCAACGACGACGAATATGCCGACCAGATCGCCAAGAATGTCTTCCAGATGTACTATGATGCATTAGACGGAAAGCCAAATACAAAGGGCGGGTTATACAAGGTAAACCTTCTGCCCACAACATCTCATATTTATTTCGGCTCCGTAACAGGGGCCTTGCCTTCAGGCAGGAAAGCAGGAGAGCCGCTCTCAGACGGTATTTCTCCCACGCAGGGAGCCGATCATGTTGGGCCTACGGGAGTTATAAAAAGCGCAGCCTGTTTCGATCATTCGCTCACAGGCGGTACGCTTCTGAATATGAAGTTCAGTCCGGAGCTTATGAAGGACAAAGGAGTAAAGGCGCTTGCAGACCTTGTGCGGTCTTATTTTAAGCTGGGCGGACATCATATCCAGTTTAATGTTGTGGACAAAGAAACGCTTCTTGATGCCCAGCAGAATCCCGAAAAGCATAAAGACCTGATTGTCAGAGTAGCAGGATACAGCGATTATTTTGTTGTATTGGGACGCGATCTGCAAAACGAGATTATAAAACGCACTGAACAGGCAGTTTGA
- a CDS encoding HIT family protein gives MRSEFEKKNLWAPWRMEYIQGLSGRSEGCFLCGYAGEPEKDAENFVLFRTDHSMAVFNKFPYNNGHIMICPLTHTGDIEDLRDEEMLDLFKGVKKTQSLLRKEIFPDGFNVGINIARCAGAGLPGHMHIHIVPRWDGDTNFMAVCGQTDVVSQGLRDLYDKLIKHC, from the coding sequence ATGAGAAGCGAATTCGAAAAGAAAAACCTCTGGGCGCCCTGGAGGATGGAATACATCCAGGGCCTTTCCGGCAGATCAGAAGGCTGCTTTCTATGCGGTTATGCAGGTGAGCCGGAAAAGGATGCGGAAAATTTTGTTCTTTTCAGAACAGACCATTCAATGGCCGTATTCAATAAATTCCCCTACAACAACGGCCATATTATGATATGTCCGCTAACGCACACAGGCGATATCGAAGATTTGAGGGATGAAGAAATGCTCGATCTGTTTAAGGGGGTTAAGAAAACTCAATCCCTTTTGCGAAAGGAAATATTTCCGGATGGGTTTAATGTGGGGATAAATATTGCCCGCTGTGCAGGTGCCGGTTTGCCGGGACATATGCATATTCATATTGTACCCCGATGGGACGGCGATACGAATTTTATGGCAGTATGCGGCCAGACAGATGTTGTAAGCCAGGGGCTTCGAGATTTGTACGACAAACTGATAAAGCATTGTTAG
- the dgt gene encoding dGTP triphosphohydrolase translates to MKQYAVTEANSKGRIYENTPHLYRDPFERDRDRVIHCSAFRRLEGKTQVFTPGQDDHYRTRLTHSIEVAQIGRTIAKCLGVNESLTEAICLAHDLGHSPFGHSGEEALDKIMAGWGGFEHNIQTLRVVEVLEHPYPAFPGLDLCYETRLGLSRHLSPYDPPHSDDCVEKNCSLEGQIANIADRIAYNCHDLEDGLRAKARVIDVPEVWELEIVKKAVNEFREQDISDGFIRNVRVSKKILDSLVSDAIETSISKIQNAGIDSLSDVYQRSEPLVDITSEADRCLRELESFLLENLYKSQKVRATTEEVAGWLERIFEYFYKNTGEIPGYYRSFEEKYGRMRMVCDYISGMTDRFCMRMLEQLEATQTQTD, encoded by the coding sequence ATGAAACAGTATGCTGTAACTGAGGCAAATTCAAAGGGCAGGATCTACGAAAACACCCCTCATCTTTACAGAGACCCCTTTGAACGCGACAGAGACAGAGTAATTCACTGCAGCGCATTCAGAAGGCTGGAGGGAAAAACGCAGGTTTTCACGCCCGGCCAGGATGATCACTACCGCACCCGCCTTACTCACAGCATAGAGGTAGCCCAGATCGGGCGGACAATTGCAAAGTGTCTTGGAGTTAATGAAAGCCTTACTGAGGCAATCTGCCTCGCACACGACCTTGGGCACAGCCCGTTCGGCCATTCCGGCGAAGAGGCTCTCGATAAGATTATGGCCGGCTGGGGCGGATTCGAACATAACATCCAAACGCTGAGAGTGGTGGAGGTGCTGGAGCATCCGTATCCCGCATTTCCCGGTTTGGATTTGTGCTATGAAACAAGGCTCGGGCTCTCAAGGCATCTCAGCCCTTACGACCCGCCCCACAGCGATGATTGCGTTGAGAAAAACTGCTCTCTGGAAGGCCAGATTGCAAATATTGCCGACAGAATCGCTTACAACTGCCACGACCTCGAAGACGGGCTCAGAGCAAAGGCAAGGGTAATAGATGTGCCTGAGGTTTGGGAGCTTGAGATTGTTAAAAAGGCTGTAAATGAGTTTCGTGAGCAGGACATAAGCGATGGTTTTATTAGGAATGTGAGGGTTTCAAAGAAAATTCTCGACAGCTTGGTAAGCGATGCTATAGAAACCAGTATAAGCAAGATTCAAAACGCAGGCATAGATTCGCTTAGCGATGTATATCAGCGAAGTGAGCCGCTGGTTGATATAACCAGTGAAGCTGATAGATGCCTTCGCGAGCTCGAGAGCTTCCTTTTGGAAAATTTGTATAAGTCTCAGAAGGTGCGCGCTACTACCGAAGAAGTGGCAGGCTGGCTTGAGAGGATCTTCGAATACTTCTATAAAAACACAGGCGAAATACCGGGCTACTACCGCTCATTTGAAGAAAAATATGGGCGTATGAGAATGGTTTGCGATTATATCTCGGGTATGACAGACCGCTTCTGTATGCGTATGCTCGAACAGCTTGAGGCAACGCAGACCCAGACAGATTAG
- the cysD gene encoding sulfate adenylyltransferase subunit CysD, with product MAGNYTQLDKLENQSIFIIREAYSQFRNIAMLWSIGKDSTTLLWLVRKAFFGKIPFPVMHIDTSYKFQEIYDFRNKYAEKWNLDLKVARNEKALADGMGPDKGKFECCNQLKTLALKNAIADYQFKALLLGIRRDEHGIRAKERVFSPRDEDFEWDYKNQPPELWDQYKTKAAQEEHLRVHPLLGWREVDIWEYIKRENIPIPTLYLAKNGKRYRSIGCETCCGPVDSNAQSIDDIIAELKSTKVSERSGRAQDKEDDYMMQKLRSLGYM from the coding sequence ATGGCCGGCAACTACACACAGCTCGATAAGCTCGAAAACCAAAGTATCTTCATAATCCGTGAGGCGTACAGTCAGTTCAGAAACATCGCTATGCTCTGGTCTATAGGCAAAGACAGCACAACACTTCTCTGGCTCGTCCGCAAGGCGTTTTTCGGCAAGATTCCATTTCCTGTTATGCACATTGACACGTCGTATAAATTTCAGGAGATCTATGATTTCCGCAATAAGTATGCTGAAAAGTGGAACCTTGACTTGAAAGTTGCAAGGAATGAGAAGGCTCTCGCCGACGGGATGGGGCCGGATAAAGGCAAGTTTGAATGCTGCAATCAGCTCAAAACCCTCGCCCTGAAGAATGCAATAGCAGATTATCAGTTTAAGGCGCTTCTGTTGGGAATCAGAAGGGATGAACACGGTATAAGGGCTAAAGAGAGGGTTTTCAGCCCGAGAGATGAAGACTTCGAATGGGACTACAAAAACCAGCCGCCGGAACTTTGGGATCAGTATAAAACTAAGGCCGCTCAGGAAGAACATCTCAGAGTGCATCCTCTGCTTGGATGGCGTGAGGTGGATATCTGGGAATACATCAAACGGGAAAATATCCCGATACCAACCCTCTACCTTGCCAAAAACGGCAAGCGATACCGAAGCATAGGCTGCGAAACCTGCTGCGGGCCTGTAGATTCAAATGCCCAAAGCATTGATGATATAATCGCTGAGCTGAAGAGCACAAAGGTTTCCGAACGCAGCGGAAGAGCTCAGGACAAAGAAGATGATTATATGATGCAGAAACTCCGCTCTCTGGGGTATATGTAG
- a CDS encoding sulfite exporter TauE/SafE family protein, protein MQSFGLIIIAFFCEFVDATLGMGYGTTLTPVLMLLFGFEPLEIVPAVLLSELVSGLLAAVLHHTHGNVNLRPETMNARKIAEQLSSIGYIESFKQNTPRHLKIAILLSLCSVIGTVAAIYVAVNIPDFWLKLYIGVLVFSMGLLIMICLKKTFRFSWHKMTFLGIIASFNKGISGGGYGPVVTSGQILSGVNSKSAVGITSLAEGLTCLVGVVLYVYVLKQPFDFRLAPWLCTGAVLSVPLSALAVKKVSSGNMKMLIAAITMALGLFTLLKLFF, encoded by the coding sequence TTGCAAAGCTTTGGATTGATAATCATAGCGTTTTTCTGTGAGTTTGTAGATGCCACGCTCGGTATGGGCTATGGCACTACGCTCACGCCTGTGCTGATGCTGCTGTTCGGCTTTGAGCCTCTGGAGATTGTCCCGGCGGTGCTGCTGAGCGAGCTTGTCAGCGGGCTTCTTGCAGCGGTTCTGCACCACACCCACGGAAACGTGAACCTGAGGCCGGAAACGATGAATGCACGAAAGATTGCAGAGCAGCTCAGCAGTATTGGTTATATCGAGAGCTTCAAGCAGAATACCCCTCGGCATCTGAAAATAGCGATTCTGCTCTCGCTATGCAGCGTTATTGGTACGGTCGCAGCGATTTACGTGGCAGTGAATATCCCGGATTTCTGGCTAAAGCTTTATATCGGCGTTCTGGTGTTCTCTATGGGGCTTTTGATAATGATATGCCTCAAGAAAACATTCCGCTTTTCGTGGCATAAGATGACTTTTCTCGGCATAATCGCCTCGTTCAACAAAGGAATCTCCGGCGGCGGATACGGCCCTGTGGTAACCAGCGGTCAGATCCTCTCTGGAGTAAACAGCAAAAGCGCTGTCGGCATTACCAGCCTCGCTGAAGGGCTTACCTGCCTCGTTGGCGTTGTGCTTTATGTGTACGTGCTCAAGCAGCCGTTCGATTTCCGCCTCGCACCTTGGCTCTGCACGGGGGCTGTGCTTTCTGTTCCGCTCTCTGCTCTTGCTGTTAAGAAGGTAAGCTCCGGGAATATGAAGATGCTCATAGCAGCGATAACTATGGCTCTCGGCCTATTCACACTGCTGAAGCTGTTCTTTTAA
- a CDS encoding AAA family ATPase: MKIDRISLRNFRLASEVNLEFDKRLNVFVGVNGSGKSTILDALSLALSWLVSKSKAGKKTGQKIDETDIRFNEKSCSILAYAHHDKKTFKWQVNKSRKENLKNEISEINPLIDCFQKEGSFPAVCYYPVERSITEKISGSLKPGVYPPEVIKSSLLGKVDYNLLFNWIREREDLLNQKLAEAYRKHRNNPSQMEIEPDRQYEAVKKTIETFVPEVSNIKVDRESYSAGGASLVMEKAGETLSFDQLSGGEKNLIALAGDIAMRLVNSAPECKNPLENEGIILIDEIDLHLHPSWQRTVIPNLLEAFPNCQFFISTHSPQVISNVRKTNQVFCLRQLEDGLESSHPVSAGNAPYGMSIDRVVELVMDDEARPKEVSEKLSSVFRLIEWKKFDQAKSILNELKKDMPSEDPEIMRADTLIRMEEIRN, encoded by the coding sequence ATGAAAATTGACAGAATATCATTAAGGAATTTCCGTCTTGCTTCTGAGGTCAATCTCGAGTTTGACAAGAGGCTCAATGTATTTGTCGGAGTGAACGGCTCGGGCAAATCGACAATCCTTGATGCGCTCAGCCTTGCTCTTTCCTGGCTTGTAAGTAAAAGCAAAGCCGGCAAAAAAACAGGGCAGAAAATCGACGAAACTGATATAAGATTTAATGAAAAAAGCTGTTCTATTTTGGCATACGCCCATCATGATAAAAAAACATTTAAGTGGCAGGTCAATAAGAGCAGAAAAGAAAATCTCAAAAACGAAATTTCTGAAATCAACCCATTGATTGACTGTTTCCAGAAGGAAGGTTCTTTCCCTGCTGTATGCTATTATCCCGTTGAGCGTTCTATAACCGAAAAGATTTCAGGTTCATTGAAGCCTGGTGTTTATCCGCCTGAGGTGATTAAATCCTCACTTTTAGGTAAGGTTGACTACAACCTTCTCTTCAACTGGATAAGAGAAAGGGAAGACTTGCTCAATCAGAAACTGGCAGAGGCATACCGCAAACACAGAAATAACCCCTCGCAAATGGAGATTGAGCCCGATAGGCAATATGAGGCAGTAAAGAAAACCATAGAAACATTTGTGCCTGAGGTGTCTAATATAAAAGTTGATAGAGAAAGCTATTCTGCCGGCGGGGCTTCGCTGGTTATGGAAAAGGCGGGAGAAACGCTTTCTTTCGATCAGCTCTCCGGCGGTGAAAAGAATCTCATAGCCCTTGCTGGTGATATTGCAATGAGGCTTGTTAATTCAGCTCCTGAATGCAAAAATCCTCTCGAAAACGAGGGTATTATTCTTATAGATGAAATTGATTTACACTTGCATCCAAGCTGGCAGAGAACTGTTATACCGAATCTGCTTGAAGCTTTCCCGAATTGCCAGTTTTTCATTTCAACACATTCCCCGCAGGTGATCAGCAACGTTAGAAAAACGAATCAGGTTTTCTGTTTGAGGCAGTTAGAGGACGGCCTTGAATCCAGCCACCCGGTTTCCGCAGGAAATGCTCCTTACGGAATGAGCATAGACAGGGTAGTTGAGCTCGTGATGGATGATGAGGCGAGGCCGAAGGAGGTAAGCGAAAAACTAAGCAGTGTTTTCCGGCTTATCGAATGGAAAAAATTTGACCAAGCCAAAAGTATTCTCAATGAACTGAAAAAAGATATGCCCTCCGAGGATCCGGAAATAATGAGAGCTGATACTCTTATTAGAATGGAGGAGATCAGGAATTGA
- a CDS encoding retron system putative HNH endonuclease — MSPQDFERWKRGSSSANWSDFTKLEEICRNLKNSLSQEQKGNCCYCEKKNDCQNSRDSHVEHLLPRSKYPQKTFAYDNLLLSCNFSDSCGFSKGNTCIPVAPTDPDCEKRFTYTGDGQVIPADPEDSNAEKTIKILGLNSKRLIDNRRSIIRELAKACPDYISSAAENCNEWYKGFYTVIKYVEKKL; from the coding sequence ATGAGTCCTCAAGACTTCGAAAGATGGAAGCGGGGCAGCAGCAGCGCAAACTGGTCTGATTTTACGAAATTAGAGGAAATTTGCCGGAATTTAAAGAATTCCCTTTCCCAAGAGCAGAAAGGGAATTGCTGCTATTGCGAGAAAAAAAACGATTGCCAAAACAGCAGGGATTCACATGTGGAGCATTTACTTCCCAGAAGTAAATACCCTCAAAAAACTTTCGCATACGATAATCTTCTGCTTTCCTGCAACTTTTCTGATTCGTGTGGATTCTCCAAAGGAAACACTTGTATTCCGGTAGCACCAACGGACCCTGACTGTGAAAAAAGGTTCACTTATACCGGCGACGGGCAGGTTATTCCGGCAGACCCTGAAGACAGCAATGCAGAAAAGACTATTAAAATACTCGGTCTGAACTCTAAGAGATTAATTGATAATAGAAGGAGTATAATCAGAGAATTGGCAAAAGCATGTCCTGATTATATTTCCAGTGCTGCGGAAAACTGCAATGAATGGTACAAAGGTTTTTATACAGTAATTAAATACGTTGAAAAGAAATTATAA
- a CDS encoding sulfate adenylyltransferase subunit 1: MDNVLNFVIVGHVDHGKSTLIGRLLYDTDSLQPDKIAEMEKMSKSRGRDENEFAYLLDHLEEERKQGVTIDTTQVFFSTDQRHYVIIDAPGHVEFVKNMITGASQAEAAVLIVDAAEGVMEQTKRHSYMLNMLGLEQIITVINKMDLVEYSQERFEQVRSDVQEFLASIGASSDITIPIAAAKGDNIAKPSDNMPWHKGLTFLESLDSLKGRIPAEDKSLIFPVQDVYKVDEKRINAGRVEAGCVEQGEAVKVIPSGQKTKVQSVEKFLEETDRACAGESIGLTTEDALFLDRGDIVCREGGEPALADCFRARIFWMTKRPLDTSERLFIRCATQQTRCSIDTIEKRIDSSTLKVLEENGTRLENLEVGEVVIKTKKEIAFDDFNNTQEMGRFVLVKDENIVAGGIITGR; the protein is encoded by the coding sequence ATGGATAATGTACTGAATTTCGTAATAGTAGGACACGTTGACCACGGAAAATCAACCCTCATCGGCAGGCTGCTCTACGATACCGATTCTCTCCAGCCTGATAAGATTGCCGAGATGGAGAAGATGAGCAAATCCCGCGGGCGTGATGAGAATGAATTTGCATACCTGCTCGACCACCTCGAGGAAGAACGCAAGCAGGGCGTTACAATAGACACAACGCAGGTTTTCTTCAGCACAGACCAGCGGCATTACGTTATCATAGATGCCCCAGGGCACGTTGAGTTTGTGAAGAATATGATCACTGGCGCATCTCAGGCCGAGGCGGCTGTATTGATTGTTGATGCCGCCGAGGGCGTTATGGAGCAGACAAAACGCCATTCGTATATGCTGAATATGCTCGGCCTTGAGCAGATAATCACCGTTATTAACAAGATGGACCTCGTAGAATACAGTCAAGAGCGGTTTGAGCAGGTTCGAAGCGATGTGCAGGAGTTTCTCGCATCCATCGGGGCGAGCTCAGATATAACGATTCCGATAGCCGCTGCAAAAGGCGATAATATTGCTAAGCCTTCGGATAATATGCCTTGGCATAAAGGCCTTACCTTCCTCGAAAGCCTCGACAGCCTTAAAGGCAGGATACCGGCTGAGGATAAGAGCCTCATCTTCCCTGTGCAGGATGTTTACAAGGTGGATGAAAAGCGGATTAATGCAGGACGCGTGGAGGCGGGCTGCGTGGAGCAGGGCGAGGCTGTAAAGGTGATTCCTTCGGGGCAGAAAACAAAGGTTCAGTCTGTGGAGAAGTTTCTCGAAGAGACGGATAGGGCGTGCGCAGGCGAATCTATCGGCCTGACAACTGAAGATGCCCTCTTCCTCGACAGAGGCGATATCGTATGCAGAGAGGGCGGCGAGCCGGCTCTTGCAGACTGCTTCCGTGCGAGAATCTTCTGGATGACCAAACGCCCGCTCGATACATCCGAAAGGCTGTTTATACGCTGCGCAACCCAGCAGACACGCTGCAGTATAGATACCATAGAAAAACGCATCGACTCCTCCACCCTCAAGGTGCTCGAGGAAAACGGCACTAGACTCGAAAATCTCGAAGTGGGCGAGGTGGTGATTAAAACCAAGAAGGAAATCGCCTTCGACGACTTCAACAATACCCAGGAGATGGGCAGATTCGTGCTTGTGAAAGACGAAAATATCGTTGCAGGCGGAATTATCACCGGCCGGTAG
- a CDS encoding nucleotidyltransferase family protein, producing the protein MTMKIDIPKEKIAEFCRRNGIRRMSVFGSVLRDDFSGESDVDVLVEFEPDVHVGLAFFRMEKVLSDIFERKVDLNTPGFLSRDFREDVIREAEVLYDAVQG; encoded by the coding sequence ATGACAATGAAAATTGACATACCGAAAGAAAAAATAGCGGAATTCTGCCGTCGAAACGGGATACGCCGGATGTCAGTGTTTGGCTCCGTGCTGCGTGATGATTTCTCAGGTGAAAGCGATGTCGATGTTTTGGTGGAGTTCGAGCCAGATGTGCATGTGGGGCTGGCGTTTTTCAGGATGGAAAAGGTGTTATCGGATATATTTGAACGTAAGGTAGATTTGAATACGCCGGGTTTTTTGAGCAGAGATTTCCGTGAGGATGTAATCAGAGAAGCAGAGGTGTTATATGACGCAGTGCAAGGATAA